In Vigna unguiculata cultivar IT97K-499-35 chromosome 3, ASM411807v1, whole genome shotgun sequence, a single genomic region encodes these proteins:
- the LOC114176067 gene encoding protein MANNAN SYNTHESIS-RELATED 2-like, whose product MRTLILIPCPYFNLCFDKKGCQNSDNDGEKSCHNAQEIAVFLRQIGFDKDTTVYVTESRWDSSLDSLKDLFPKTYTKEAIMPADKKKKFLDSEFEKVIDFYISAESDVFVPAISGLFYANVVGKRIGSGKTRILVPASSASASNFLSPYVSNKNHFAYSCYY is encoded by the exons ATGAGAACACTTATTTTAATCCCATGTCCATATTTTAACCTCTGCTTTGATAAGAAAGGGTGCCAAAATAGTGATAACGATGGGGAGAAAAGCTGCCACAATGCACAAGAGATTGCAGTGTTTTTGAGGCAGATTGGTTTTGACAAGGATACCACAGTTTATGTCACTGAATCAAGGTGGGATAGCAGCCTTGATTCTCTCAAGGATTTGTTCCCCAAGACGTATACAAAG GAAGCCATTATGCCAGCggataagaagaaaaagttcCTAGATTCTGAATTTGAGAAAGTGattgatttttatataagtGCAGAGAGTGACGTGTTCGTACCAGCAATTTCAGGTCTGTTCTACGCCAATGTAGTTGGAAAGAGAATAGGTTCTGGGAAAACACGCATACTG GTTCCAGCTTCGTCTGCTTCAGCCTCCAATTTTCTCTCTCCTTATGTCTCCAACAAAAACCACTTTGCTTATTCTTGTTACTATTAG